The following proteins come from a genomic window of Paenibacillus swuensis:
- a CDS encoding YdcF family protein, with amino-acid sequence MDAAYLVKIIYSLLFPPALLWLMLVGLTVYTFFNSKRGLSYLLMFISIMYYLSSISFVGAMLTKQIDKQLTYPDEISGDVIVMLGEGAIMDARSVDDQGELKSATALNVLVTMKLYQKLKVPIILSGGKGLGVGWAGNEADISKRYLMAMNIPEKMIILDNKSRTTLENARESKVIMQRNGFKKPLLVASSWHIPRAVELFKQQGVQVTPLPTLYQPPVKHHWTLFDFIPSGLGFNSVQAGLKELLGKFQANIM; translated from the coding sequence ATGGATGCGGCTTACTTGGTGAAAATCATATATTCTTTATTGTTTCCGCCGGCGTTACTCTGGCTGATGCTGGTAGGACTTACCGTGTACACTTTTTTCAATAGCAAGAGAGGTTTATCTTATCTGTTAATGTTTATTTCGATCATGTACTATCTTTCCAGCATTTCATTTGTGGGCGCCATGTTAACGAAGCAAATCGACAAACAATTAACATATCCTGATGAAATTTCCGGCGATGTGATTGTCATGTTAGGCGAAGGAGCGATCATGGATGCGCGGAGTGTTGACGATCAGGGTGAACTGAAATCAGCGACGGCCTTAAATGTTCTGGTTACCATGAAGCTTTACCAGAAACTGAAGGTGCCCATTATTTTATCGGGCGGTAAGGGACTGGGTGTCGGATGGGCAGGGAATGAAGCCGATATTTCCAAGCGATACCTGATGGCGATGAATATACCGGAGAAGATGATTATTCTGGATAACAAGAGCAGAACTACACTTGAGAATGCAAGAGAATCGAAAGTGATCATGCAGAGAAACGGTTTTAAGAAACCGCTTCTTGTCGCATCATCTTGGCATATTCCAAGAGCGGTGGAACTGTTTAAACAGCAGGGTGTGCAAGTAACTCCTTTGCCGACCTTATATCAACCACCGGTGAAACACCATTGGACCTTATTCGATTTCATTCCGTCCGGTCTGGGGTTCAATTCCGTTCAAGCCGGATTAAAAGAGTTGCTGGGTAAATTTCAAGCCAATATTATGTAG